The following proteins are co-located in the Micromonospora viridifaciens genome:
- a CDS encoding dihydroxy-acid dehydratase domain-containing protein, giving the protein MTVDGRILADNLDDALVLDDVIPRHRLQAGVTDLLRAPGSDTSGTSYGPHLLHVAPEAAVGGPPALVRDGDEIVLGIDERRLDLLVASEQLDRRHVQWTAPQPTLRRSLGALVQESITQAHQGGAFTFFTGPRGVVEPAIH; this is encoded by the coding sequence ATGACGGTCGACGGACGCATCCTCGCAGACAACCTGGACGACGCGCTCGTGCTCGACGACGTCATCCCGCGGCACCGGCTGCAAGCCGGCGTGACCGACCTGCTTCGCGCTCCCGGCTCGGACACGAGTGGCACGAGCTACGGCCCGCACCTACTGCACGTGGCACCTGAGGCCGCTGTCGGCGGTCCGCCGGCCCTGGTCCGCGATGGTGACGAGATCGTCCTGGGCATCGATGAGCGGCGACTCGACCTGCTCGTGGCCTCGGAGCAACTGGACCGGCGGCATGTGCAGTGGACCGCCCCGCAACCAACTCTCCGCCGCAGCCTCGGCGCTCTGGTCCAGGAAAGCATCACCCAGGCCCACCAGGGGGGCGCCTTCACGTTTTTCACCGGGCCTCGAGGGGTGGTCGAGCCCGCCATCCACTGA
- a CDS encoding ribonuclease activity regulator RraA: MRAPQKDGHDMGTDALSFLTPKARQALDFASTATLTTQLLDRGLRNTFLHGLTHANPRQPRLLGEAFTLRCIPAREDLDVLSVFRDYDHPQRKAVESVGPGQVLVVDARGKSRAASLGHILATRIKMRGGAGIVTDGSVRDMAGFEKLELPVFTAGASATTNLALHHVVDMQVPIGCAEVAVYPGDIMVGDRDGVVCIPRGLAEEIALDAMEQERLEEFILEVIEGGSPLRGTYPPSPETLERYHRLREERERSR, encoded by the coding sequence ATGCGAGCACCGCAGAAGGACGGACACGACATGGGAACAGACGCGCTAAGCTTCCTGACCCCCAAGGCGCGGCAGGCTCTTGACTTCGCCAGTACCGCGACCCTGACAACCCAGCTGCTCGACCGCGGCCTGCGCAACACCTTCCTGCACGGGCTCACCCACGCCAACCCCAGGCAGCCACGTCTGCTCGGCGAAGCGTTCACCCTGCGGTGCATCCCCGCCCGCGAGGACCTCGACGTGCTCTCGGTCTTCCGCGACTACGATCACCCGCAGCGCAAAGCGGTGGAGTCTGTCGGCCCGGGCCAGGTGCTCGTCGTCGACGCCCGTGGAAAGAGTCGGGCAGCCTCGCTGGGGCACATCCTCGCCACCCGCATCAAGATGCGCGGCGGCGCCGGAATCGTCACCGACGGCTCGGTACGCGACATGGCGGGCTTCGAGAAGCTGGAACTCCCGGTCTTCACCGCCGGCGCGTCCGCCACCACCAACCTGGCGCTGCACCACGTGGTCGACATGCAGGTGCCGATCGGTTGCGCTGAGGTCGCGGTGTATCCCGGCGACATCATGGTCGGCGACCGAGACGGCGTCGTGTGCATTCCTCGCGGGCTCGCGGAGGAGATCGCCCTCGACGCGATGGAACAGGAACGTCTGGAGGAATTCATCCTCGAAGTCATCGAGGGCGGGAGCCCGTTGCGGGGCACCTACCCGCCCTCGCCCGAAACGCTCGAGCGTTACCACCGCCTGCGCGAGGAACGGGAACGGTCCCGCTGA
- a CDS encoding dihydrodipicolinate synthase family protein: MSEDLQALRAAFATVVGIVVTPFDEANRLDEAAFVRLIEGAARAGIRVFTANGNTSEFYSLSPTERHRAVELALRAAPQAVTIGGIGGDTDTAIADGRRYADLGAQAVMVHEPVHPFWSPAGWRDYHQAIARALPDVAVVPYLRSPRISPSVVQQLVSSCPNVVAIKYAVTDPAAFATMVQQVGQDRVAWICGVAEMWAPFFAVAGAVGFTSGLVSVDPYRSLRMLSHLQKGDYAGAMREWSEIREFEALRARHSSEMNVSVVKEALAQLGACSRAVRPPLSPLLPQDRDHIAQILAGWAPQRDTASQGVGR, from the coding sequence GTGAGCGAGGATCTCCAAGCACTTCGTGCGGCATTCGCGACGGTCGTTGGCATCGTAGTGACGCCCTTCGACGAGGCGAACAGACTGGATGAAGCAGCCTTCGTCCGCCTCATCGAGGGCGCAGCCCGCGCCGGCATCCGCGTATTCACCGCTAACGGCAACACCAGCGAGTTCTACTCGCTATCGCCTACGGAGCGTCATCGGGCTGTTGAACTGGCCCTGCGGGCGGCGCCCCAGGCCGTCACCATTGGCGGAATCGGCGGGGACACCGACACCGCCATCGCTGATGGCCGGCGCTACGCGGACCTGGGCGCACAAGCCGTCATGGTCCACGAACCCGTCCACCCGTTCTGGTCACCGGCCGGCTGGCGGGACTACCACCAGGCGATCGCCCGGGCCCTGCCCGACGTGGCCGTCGTTCCCTACCTCCGCAGCCCACGCATCTCACCATCCGTGGTGCAGCAGCTCGTTTCGTCCTGCCCGAACGTCGTGGCCATCAAGTACGCCGTCACCGACCCGGCGGCGTTCGCCACGATGGTGCAACAGGTGGGGCAGGACCGTGTCGCCTGGATCTGCGGCGTGGCTGAGATGTGGGCGCCGTTCTTCGCAGTAGCCGGCGCCGTGGGATTCACCTCCGGGCTGGTGAGCGTGGACCCCTACCGCAGTCTTCGCATGCTGTCTCACCTGCAGAAGGGCGACTACGCCGGCGCGATGCGCGAGTGGTCGGAGATCCGGGAGTTCGAGGCGCTGCGCGCACGGCACTCCTCGGAGATGAACGTGTCAGTTGTCAAGGAAGCACTCGCACAACTCGGCGCGTGCAGCCGCGCCGTCCGGCCACCGCTGTCACCCCTGCTGCCGCAGGACAGAGACCACATCGCGCAGATACTGGCCGGGTGGGCACCACAACGTGATACGGCGAGCCAGGGAGTAGGACGATGA
- a CDS encoding GntR family transcriptional regulator, with the protein MEAIKAAILSGRLKPGEMLVERRLAEELGVSKTPVREALIVLTRAGLLEMSRNRGAAVRQLSFTEVRHIYEQRALLEPWAVRSAIGAPQRRFDEAAAALRDADKRGGEGHRAEQALANRRFHRLMYQTCENNFVTRALDGLQDLTALATTGVIWENWPTWEEDSREHWAIYKAAESGDSDLTAQLMREHIEKPIQLLRAREAQQS; encoded by the coding sequence GTGGAGGCGATCAAGGCCGCGATCCTGTCCGGCCGCCTCAAGCCGGGCGAGATGCTCGTGGAACGTCGCCTTGCGGAGGAGCTCGGCGTCTCCAAGACACCCGTTCGCGAGGCGCTTATCGTGCTCACGCGCGCAGGCCTGCTGGAGATGAGCCGCAACCGCGGCGCCGCCGTACGACAGCTCTCCTTCACCGAGGTGCGCCACATCTATGAGCAGCGGGCGCTGCTGGAGCCCTGGGCCGTCCGCTCGGCGATCGGCGCCCCCCAACGGCGCTTCGACGAGGCCGCCGCCGCCTTGCGCGATGCGGACAAGCGCGGCGGAGAAGGGCACCGCGCCGAACAGGCCCTCGCCAATCGCCGGTTCCACCGGCTCATGTACCAGACATGCGAGAACAACTTCGTCACCCGTGCCCTCGACGGCCTGCAGGACCTCACGGCGTTGGCCACCACCGGCGTGATTTGGGAGAACTGGCCGACGTGGGAGGAAGACTCCCGCGAACACTGGGCCATCTACAAGGCCGCCGAGAGCGGCGACAGCGACCTGACGGCGCAGTTGATGCGCGAACACATCGAGAAACCCATTCAACTTCTGCGCGCCCGCGAAGCCCAGCAGTCTTGA
- a CDS encoding DeoR/GlpR family DNA-binding transcription regulator, giving the protein MADRSRRLQALLEILAAQGGRLSVVEAATALQVSEATVRRDFTALAEQRLVTRTHGGIVASSVAYDLPVRYRHRGDDSAKERIAARAAGLVELGSVVGLNGGTTTSATARHLAARPDLTQAGHRPALTVVTNALNIATEMVLRPSLRTVILGGVALPQSYELTGPLTSMVMQSLWLDVLILGVDGFSTKGTSCHDESEAGIDALMVSRARQVIVVAGSEKLGRHSFAKICDASAVGTLVTDDAADEKIVADMRAAGVTVILA; this is encoded by the coding sequence ATGGCCGATCGCTCCCGCCGGCTGCAGGCGTTGCTGGAGATCCTCGCCGCGCAGGGCGGAAGACTGTCCGTCGTCGAGGCCGCCACTGCCCTGCAGGTTTCCGAGGCGACCGTCCGCCGGGACTTCACCGCGCTGGCCGAGCAGCGCCTGGTCACCCGTACCCACGGTGGCATCGTCGCCAGCTCGGTCGCCTACGACCTGCCGGTCCGTTACCGGCACCGGGGTGACGACAGCGCCAAGGAACGCATCGCCGCCAGGGCCGCCGGGCTCGTCGAACTGGGCAGTGTCGTGGGGTTGAACGGGGGCACCACGACATCGGCGACCGCCCGGCACCTCGCGGCGCGGCCCGACCTGACGCAGGCCGGCCACCGACCCGCCCTGACGGTGGTGACGAACGCGCTGAACATCGCCACCGAGATGGTGCTGCGGCCGTCGCTACGCACCGTCATCCTCGGCGGGGTCGCCCTGCCCCAGTCGTACGAGCTGACCGGGCCACTGACCAGCATGGTGATGCAGTCCCTGTGGCTGGACGTCCTCATCCTCGGCGTAGACGGTTTCTCCACGAAGGGGACGTCGTGCCACGACGAGAGCGAGGCGGGCATCGACGCGTTGATGGTCAGCCGGGCTCGGCAGGTGATCGTCGTGGCCGGTTCGGAGAAACTCGGCCGCCACTCCTTCGCCAAGATCTGCGACGCCTCCGCCGTGGGCACCCTGGTCACCGATGACGCCGCGGACGAGAAGATCGTGGCAGACATGCGGGCAGCCGGGGTCACCGTGATCCTGGCCTGA
- a CDS encoding extracellular solute-binding protein: MKRFLRLSAALALAGLSLTACGFGGNDKANGDGKSLSLLVPSYSTGTKALWEGIIADFQAKHSDITVKLEIQSWDNINDVIRTKVQANSAPDILNIDAFSGFASDDLLYPAKEVVSPETLSDFQDSFAQNASIDGTMYGLPLIASARTLFYNQDVFDKAGVAKPPATWQELYDAAQKIKNLNAGVYGYGMPLGSEEAQAETSIWVFGNGGSWNEGDKITADSPRNLEAVQFMKRMIDAGLTQPDPGASDRTPMLDVFIQGKIAMAVGLPPTVGQIAEKNPQLKYGTAPIPTKDGQPMTLGVADHLMAFKNDGSKQEAIKAFLDFFFSAEVYAKFVGTEGFLPTTKSGSEALKDKKEIASFLEVLPGARFYPSTNPRWAATQGAIQSQIGQIGQGKDPKTVLTDVQAKADA; the protein is encoded by the coding sequence GTGAAACGGTTCCTGCGCCTGTCGGCGGCGCTCGCGCTCGCCGGCCTGAGCCTGACCGCCTGCGGTTTTGGCGGCAATGACAAGGCCAACGGTGACGGCAAGAGCCTGTCGCTGCTGGTCCCCAGCTACAGCACCGGCACCAAGGCCCTCTGGGAGGGCATCATCGCCGACTTCCAGGCGAAGCACTCCGACATCACCGTCAAACTCGAGATCCAGTCCTGGGACAACATCAACGACGTGATCCGGACCAAGGTACAGGCGAACTCGGCGCCGGACATCCTCAACATCGACGCGTTCTCCGGATTCGCCTCCGACGACCTGCTCTACCCGGCCAAGGAGGTCGTCTCCCCCGAGACGCTGTCCGACTTCCAGGACTCCTTCGCCCAGAACGCCTCGATCGACGGCACCATGTACGGCCTGCCGTTGATCGCCTCGGCCCGCACGCTCTTCTACAACCAGGACGTGTTCGACAAGGCCGGCGTGGCCAAGCCCCCGGCGACCTGGCAGGAGCTGTACGACGCGGCACAGAAGATCAAGAACCTGAACGCCGGCGTCTACGGCTACGGCATGCCGCTGGGCAGCGAGGAGGCCCAGGCGGAGACCTCGATCTGGGTGTTCGGGAACGGCGGCTCCTGGAACGAGGGCGACAAGATCACCGCGGACAGCCCGCGCAACCTCGAAGCGGTGCAGTTCATGAAGCGGATGATCGACGCCGGGCTGACCCAGCCCGACCCCGGCGCGAGCGACCGGACGCCGATGCTGGACGTGTTCATCCAGGGCAAGATCGCCATGGCCGTTGGACTGCCGCCCACGGTGGGGCAGATCGCGGAGAAGAACCCGCAGCTCAAGTACGGGACGGCGCCGATTCCCACCAAGGACGGGCAGCCGATGACCCTCGGGGTGGCCGACCACCTGATGGCGTTCAAGAACGACGGAAGCAAGCAGGAGGCGATCAAGGCCTTCCTGGACTTTTTCTTCAGCGCCGAGGTCTACGCCAAGTTCGTCGGCACTGAAGGCTTCCTGCCGACCACGAAGTCCGGGTCGGAGGCGCTGAAGGACAAGAAGGAGATTGCCAGTTTCCTGGAGGTCCTGCCGGGCGCCCGGTTCTACCCGAGCACCAACCCCCGATGGGCGGCCACGCAGGGCGCCATCCAGAGCCAGATCGGCCAGATCGGCCAGGGCAAGGATCCCAAGACCGTGCTGACCGACGTTCAGGCCAAGGCCGACGCCTGA
- a CDS encoding D-2-hydroxyacid dehydrogenase, protein MPEQQNQLRLAVATLVPDEVCAWLAAAEPRIVLLRNPALLPPKRYGGDHHGEPSWRRAPEQQEQFEDMLNSADALYGIPDQSPELLRKITQTNPRLRWVQTMAAGGAAQVAAARLDPATRHRIAFTTSAGVHEPTLTEFALLGLLAGAKNLPRLLADQRAHHWPQRWPMGQLHEQHVVVVGLGHLGQGIARTVAALGARVTAVNRTRRDVPGVDEVAPLDQLAEVARSADALVVTLPASPQTTGLVDGKVLTSLRCGATVVNIGRGNVIDEEALIATLSSRQVGFAALDVTAAEPLPENSPLWDLPNVLISPHTAALSPREDQRIAELVLENSRRLLDGRELLNRIPETDLT, encoded by the coding sequence TTGCCTGAGCAGCAGAATCAGCTACGGCTGGCGGTCGCCACGCTCGTCCCCGACGAGGTGTGTGCCTGGCTGGCCGCCGCCGAGCCCCGCATCGTCCTGCTCCGCAACCCGGCCCTGCTGCCACCCAAGCGGTACGGCGGCGACCACCACGGCGAACCTTCCTGGCGCCGTGCGCCGGAACAACAGGAGCAGTTCGAGGACATGCTCAACTCTGCCGACGCTCTGTACGGCATCCCCGACCAGTCCCCCGAACTGCTGCGCAAAATCACCCAGACGAACCCCAGACTGCGCTGGGTACAAACCATGGCCGCAGGGGGCGCGGCCCAGGTCGCCGCTGCCCGGCTCGATCCCGCCACCCGGCACCGTATCGCATTCACCACCTCGGCAGGCGTGCACGAGCCTACGCTGACCGAGTTCGCGCTGCTCGGCCTGCTCGCCGGAGCCAAGAACCTTCCCCGCCTGCTGGCCGACCAACGCGCGCACCACTGGCCCCAACGATGGCCGATGGGACAGCTTCACGAGCAGCACGTCGTGGTGGTGGGCCTGGGACACCTGGGCCAAGGCATCGCGCGTACCGTGGCCGCCCTCGGCGCTCGGGTGACCGCCGTGAACCGGACCCGCCGCGACGTGCCGGGAGTCGATGAGGTTGCTCCCCTGGACCAGCTAGCCGAGGTGGCCCGCTCCGCCGACGCACTCGTGGTCACGTTGCCAGCCTCCCCGCAGACAACCGGGTTGGTCGACGGCAAAGTCCTCACCAGCCTGCGCTGCGGTGCCACCGTGGTCAACATCGGCCGGGGCAACGTCATCGACGAGGAGGCGCTGATTGCCACCTTGTCCTCCAGGCAGGTGGGTTTCGCGGCGCTCGACGTCACCGCCGCCGAGCCACTACCTGAAAACAGTCCTTTGTGGGATTTGCCCAACGTGCTGATCAGTCCGCACACTGCCGCCCTCAGCCCCCGAGAAGACCAGCGCATAGCAGAACTCGTGCTGGAGAACAGCCGCCGGCTGCTGGACGGCCGTGAGCTGCTGAACAGGATTCCCGAGACGGACTTGACCTGA
- a CDS encoding class II fructose-bisphosphate aldolase: MPLVPTGQIVGANPVCAFNVITLEHAEAIVAGAEAAGRPVILQISENAVRFHGRRLAPIAAATRAVAGTAVVDVALHLDHVVSPDLWRQAPEHGFGSVMVDASRLPYEENVAATRTAAEFAQARGLWVEAELGTVGGKDGEPPPDPHAPGSRTDPAEAASYVARTGVDALAVAVGSAHAMTTRNAALDHSLIGRLRAAVAVPLVLHGSSGVPDEELHRAVRGGIAKVNVGTALNLAFTGSVRGNLAAEPALVDPRRYLAPAREAMAETVAHFCRLVAGELEPQGSVPAMRRP; the protein is encoded by the coding sequence ATGCCGCTGGTACCGACCGGGCAGATCGTCGGCGCAAATCCGGTCTGTGCGTTCAACGTGATAACGCTGGAGCACGCTGAGGCGATCGTCGCGGGCGCGGAGGCCGCCGGGCGTCCGGTGATCCTGCAGATCAGCGAGAACGCCGTACGGTTCCACGGCCGGCGGCTCGCGCCGATCGCCGCCGCGACCCGGGCCGTCGCCGGCACGGCGGTCGTCGACGTGGCGCTGCACCTCGACCACGTCGTCTCCCCCGACCTGTGGCGGCAGGCGCCGGAACACGGCTTCGGCTCGGTCATGGTCGACGCCTCCCGCCTGCCGTACGAGGAGAACGTCGCGGCCACACGGACGGCCGCCGAGTTCGCCCAAGCGCGGGGGCTGTGGGTCGAGGCCGAGTTGGGCACGGTCGGTGGGAAGGACGGCGAGCCGCCTCCGGACCCGCACGCTCCCGGTTCGCGTACCGACCCGGCGGAGGCGGCGTCCTACGTGGCGCGGACCGGTGTGGACGCCCTCGCGGTGGCGGTCGGCTCCGCGCACGCCATGACGACGCGCAATGCCGCACTGGATCACTCCCTGATCGGTCGGCTGCGCGCGGCGGTCGCGGTGCCTCTGGTGCTGCACGGCTCGTCCGGGGTCCCCGACGAGGAGCTGCACCGGGCCGTCCGCGGTGGCATCGCCAAGGTGAACGTCGGTACGGCTCTGAACCTCGCCTTCACCGGCAGCGTGCGGGGCAACCTCGCGGCGGAGCCGGCGCTGGTGGACCCGCGCCGGTATCTGGCGCCGGCCCGGGAAGCGATGGCTGAGACAGTTGCCCATTTCTGCCGGCTGGTCGCCGGCGAGCTGGAGCCACAAGGGTCGGTGCCAGCCATGCGCCGCCCCTGA
- a CDS encoding aldehyde dehydrogenase (NADP(+)), with amino-acid sequence MSITSTNPRTGTAKESGITNTSRDEVAQVCLRAAEAARACRRTSREQRAAFLREVASRLEQDRERLAATADDETALGLPRLTGEIGRTVFQLRAFADLVEEGSYLEVTIDSAADTAIGPRPELRRLLVPVGPVAVFGASNFPFAFSVCGGDTAAALAVGCPVIIKAHSSHPLTTQQTFDLLEQAAAATGMPAGVVGLVFGREAGQALVQDPHIKAVGFTGSEAGGRVLFDLASSRPEPIPFYGELGSINPLVVTPAAAQARAAAIAAGYVESLTLGGGQFCTKPSLMFIPANFGDTLRRHLAEEIAKANTPWLLNAGIHRAYEKGVADLEGDDGIPLLGRAEADLEAGFAVKPALFWTSAEQFCDKRQLMLTECFGPVGIVVEYASDSQLLQLLGDLPGALVGTIHAESADEALAADVVEVLSERVGRIAWNGYPTGVAVSWGMMHGGPYPSSTSLHTSVGQTSVRRFLRPLCYQAVPQQLLPHEARDNTRAVPLRRDGRLTLA; translated from the coding sequence ATGAGCATCACCTCGACCAATCCCCGCACGGGTACCGCGAAGGAATCCGGGATCACGAACACCTCGCGCGATGAAGTCGCCCAGGTCTGCCTGCGCGCGGCGGAAGCAGCGCGGGCATGTCGGCGCACCAGCCGCGAGCAGCGGGCGGCTTTCCTGCGTGAGGTAGCCAGCCGACTCGAACAAGACAGGGAACGTCTCGCCGCAACAGCCGACGACGAGACGGCGTTGGGGCTGCCCCGGCTCACCGGGGAGATCGGTCGCACCGTCTTCCAGCTCAGAGCCTTCGCCGACCTGGTCGAAGAGGGCTCCTACCTCGAGGTGACCATCGACAGCGCCGCAGACACCGCGATAGGTCCCCGACCCGAACTGCGTCGCCTGCTCGTGCCCGTCGGACCGGTGGCCGTCTTCGGCGCCAGCAACTTCCCCTTCGCGTTCAGCGTCTGCGGCGGTGACACGGCGGCGGCGCTCGCTGTTGGCTGTCCCGTCATCATCAAGGCACACTCATCCCACCCGCTCACCACCCAGCAGACCTTCGATCTCCTCGAGCAGGCCGCCGCAGCCACGGGCATGCCCGCCGGCGTTGTCGGCCTCGTGTTCGGGCGCGAGGCCGGCCAGGCGCTGGTACAGGACCCCCACATCAAGGCCGTGGGCTTCACCGGCTCCGAAGCCGGCGGACGAGTCCTGTTCGACCTGGCCAGTTCCCGTCCTGAGCCAATCCCGTTCTACGGCGAGCTGGGCAGCATCAACCCGCTCGTGGTGACCCCGGCGGCCGCCCAGGCCCGCGCCGCTGCGATCGCCGCAGGCTACGTGGAATCGCTCACCCTCGGCGGAGGGCAATTCTGCACCAAGCCAAGCCTGATGTTCATCCCCGCCAACTTCGGCGACACCCTGCGTCGGCACCTCGCCGAGGAGATCGCCAAGGCCAACACACCGTGGCTGCTCAACGCAGGCATCCACCGAGCCTACGAGAAAGGGGTGGCCGACCTGGAGGGCGATGACGGCATCCCGCTGCTCGGCCGCGCGGAGGCCGACCTCGAAGCAGGGTTCGCCGTGAAGCCGGCCCTGTTCTGGACCAGCGCCGAGCAGTTCTGCGACAAGAGACAGCTCATGCTGACCGAATGCTTCGGACCGGTGGGAATCGTCGTCGAATACGCCTCGGACAGCCAGCTACTGCAACTGCTCGGCGACCTGCCCGGCGCCCTGGTCGGCACCATTCACGCCGAATCCGCAGACGAGGCCCTCGCCGCGGACGTCGTCGAGGTGCTCAGCGAACGAGTCGGAAGAATAGCGTGGAACGGCTACCCGACCGGCGTGGCCGTCAGCTGGGGCATGATGCACGGCGGCCCCTACCCGTCGAGCACATCCCTGCACACATCAGTGGGACAGACGTCCGTCCGACGCTTCCTGCGGCCGCTGTGTTACCAAGCCGTCCCCCAGCAGCTCCTGCCGCATGAGGCGCGCGACAACACACGTGCCGTACCGCTCCGCCGAGACGGGAGGCTGACCCTTGCCTGA
- a CDS encoding carbohydrate ABC transporter permease: protein MSEQTRQAPAPTGRSARGAHRQLAAALPWLLPALSLIVTIVLFPAAYMVWTSSRDVSQAGVDRGPAGLDNYLALLDLPALGRVLGNTAIWVVGVVLVTLLISLALAQFLNHAFPGRRLVRLAVIVPWAASVVMTSTVFYYALDPFYGIFNHFLVDLGILDAGFGFTRRPVPAFVVAMVVAVFVSLPFTTYTILAGLQMVPEDVVEAARMDGAGSGRIYRSIILPILRPAIAVAVLINIINVFNSLPILRTITGSIPGYDADTTTTLIFKYIQQDRQVDLASALSVVNFLIVLAVIGIYLATLRPMRDE, encoded by the coding sequence ATGAGCGAGCAGACCAGGCAGGCGCCGGCGCCGACCGGCAGGTCGGCACGAGGGGCCCACCGGCAGTTGGCGGCGGCCCTGCCCTGGCTGCTGCCCGCGCTGAGCCTGATAGTCACGATCGTCCTGTTCCCCGCCGCCTACATGGTGTGGACGTCCTCCCGGGACGTCTCGCAGGCCGGAGTCGACCGCGGCCCGGCGGGGCTGGACAACTACCTCGCGCTGCTGGACCTCCCCGCGCTGGGCCGGGTGCTCGGCAACACCGCGATCTGGGTGGTCGGGGTGGTCCTGGTGACCCTGTTGATCTCGCTGGCCCTGGCGCAGTTCCTGAACCATGCCTTTCCCGGCCGGCGCCTGGTCCGGCTGGCGGTGATCGTGCCATGGGCGGCCAGCGTCGTGATGACCTCGACCGTCTTCTACTACGCGCTCGACCCCTTCTACGGCATCTTCAACCACTTCCTGGTCGACCTCGGCATTCTCGACGCCGGGTTCGGCTTCACCCGCCGGCCGGTGCCCGCGTTCGTGGTGGCCATGGTGGTGGCCGTGTTCGTGTCCCTTCCGTTCACCACGTACACGATCCTGGCCGGGCTGCAGATGGTGCCCGAGGACGTGGTCGAGGCGGCCCGGATGGACGGCGCCGGGTCGGGCCGCATCTACCGCAGCATCATCCTGCCGATCCTGCGGCCCGCTATCGCCGTCGCGGTCCTCATCAACATCATCAACGTCTTCAACTCCCTGCCCATCCTGCGCACGATTACCGGCAGCATTCCCGGGTACGACGCGGACACCACGACGACGCTGATCTTCAAGTACATCCAGCAGGACCGACAGGTCGACCTCGCCAGCGCGCTCAGCGTGGTGAACTTCCTGATCGTCCTCGCGGTGATCGGCATCTACCTGGCGACGCTGCGGCCGATGAGAGACGAGTAG
- a CDS encoding carbohydrate ABC transporter permease has translation MVTTTPETTDRQVTAGKAATRRSTRPRGHRRRWLKTAAGAVVALVFLAPYLVMLIGSFKRHAEILRIPPTYLPTQWVPSNYGTMWSTPETPLPYNLVSTLIISICGTLLVLAVALPAAYYTAKHRFPGRVVFLLLVLATQMLQPTVLAPGLFRQFLAIGIDDTWLAMILVNAAFNLSFAVWIMHSFFSGIPKEIDEAAMVDGAGKLQTLRRVTLPLVWPGIVTAVIFTFVACWNEFAASLVILTTAENQPLSVAITKFVGQYDSAWHYVFGVSVVSIIPVVILFAAVEKRLVAGLTAGAVK, from the coding sequence GTGGTTACGACGACCCCAGAGACGACCGACCGGCAGGTCACCGCGGGCAAGGCGGCGACGCGCCGGAGCACGCGGCCGCGGGGCCACCGCCGACGCTGGCTGAAGACGGCCGCCGGTGCCGTGGTGGCGCTGGTGTTCCTCGCGCCGTACCTGGTGATGCTCATCGGATCCTTCAAGCGGCACGCGGAGATCCTGCGTATCCCGCCCACCTACCTGCCCACGCAGTGGGTCCCGTCCAACTACGGCACCATGTGGTCGACCCCGGAGACGCCACTGCCGTACAACCTCGTCTCCACCCTCATCATCTCCATCTGCGGGACCCTGCTGGTGCTCGCGGTCGCCCTGCCCGCCGCCTACTACACGGCCAAGCACCGGTTCCCCGGACGCGTGGTGTTCCTGCTGCTCGTGCTGGCCACGCAGATGCTCCAGCCGACGGTCCTGGCGCCGGGGCTCTTCCGGCAGTTCCTGGCGATCGGCATCGACGACACCTGGCTGGCGATGATCCTTGTCAACGCCGCCTTCAACCTCAGCTTCGCCGTGTGGATCATGCACAGCTTCTTCTCCGGCATCCCGAAGGAGATCGACGAGGCGGCGATGGTGGACGGCGCCGGCAAGCTGCAGACACTGCGCCGCGTCACGCTGCCGCTGGTCTGGCCCGGCATCGTCACCGCCGTCATCTTCACCTTCGTCGCCTGCTGGAACGAGTTCGCGGCGAGCCTGGTCATCCTCACCACGGCGGAGAACCAGCCACTGTCGGTGGCGATCACCAAGTTCGTCGGCCAGTACGACTCCGCCTGGCATTACGTCTTCGGGGTCTCCGTCGTTAGCATCATTCCCGTGGTCATCCTCTTCGCGGCGGTCGAGAAGCGCCTGGTCGCCGGCCTGACGGCCGGAGCCGTCAAGTGA